A stretch of the Ochrobactrum sp. BTU1 genome encodes the following:
- a CDS encoding efflux RND transporter periplasmic adaptor subunit: protein MLRSTDSQATGPKTTASGKRASRGRNRLWVWLPIAAIALGAGWYFLSGREAGSQKSTYLAETVERGNIENSITAVGTLSALRSINVGAQVSGQLKSVKVEIGDEVKQGDLIAEIDPSPFEKKVEIASAQLDNLKAQLLSKQAQLTLKKSNAARQRSLLATRNASQSTIDQADADLAMAEADVKALSAQIRQQEAQLASDKVDLGYTKIYSPMVGTVVDQSAKEGETLNAVQSAPTVVTVADLKVMTVEAQVSEADISKLKPNMPVYFTLLGQPDKRFTGTLRQIKPTPQTDNNVVLYYALFDVPNPTGELMINMSAQVYFVLDHADNVLIIPTAALNQKREGTGKPQTTVQVVDKSGATAERVVEIGVRNRVQAEVKSGLEEGDKVVVTSASATAGSTQRGRRPGGMFF from the coding sequence GTGCTTAGATCCACCGATTCACAGGCCACAGGTCCAAAGACGACCGCATCAGGTAAACGCGCATCGCGTGGGCGTAACCGCTTGTGGGTCTGGCTGCCGATAGCAGCCATTGCCTTGGGTGCAGGCTGGTATTTCCTGAGCGGGCGAGAAGCCGGCAGCCAGAAAAGCACCTATCTGGCTGAAACCGTTGAACGCGGCAACATCGAAAACTCGATCACCGCAGTCGGCACCCTGAGTGCGCTGCGCAGCATCAATGTTGGCGCGCAGGTCTCGGGACAGCTGAAAAGCGTCAAAGTTGAGATCGGCGACGAGGTCAAGCAGGGCGATCTGATTGCCGAAATCGACCCATCACCGTTCGAAAAGAAGGTCGAGATTGCCAGCGCACAGCTCGATAATCTCAAGGCACAGCTTCTGAGCAAGCAGGCGCAGCTGACATTGAAAAAGTCCAATGCCGCTCGCCAGCGCTCACTGCTTGCGACCCGCAACGCATCGCAATCGACCATCGATCAGGCCGATGCCGATCTCGCCATGGCGGAAGCCGATGTGAAAGCCCTGAGCGCGCAAATCCGTCAACAGGAAGCACAGCTCGCCAGCGACAAGGTCGATCTCGGCTACACCAAGATCTACAGCCCGATGGTCGGCACCGTCGTCGATCAGAGCGCCAAGGAAGGCGAAACGCTCAACGCAGTGCAGAGCGCACCGACAGTTGTCACAGTCGCTGACCTCAAGGTCATGACCGTTGAAGCACAGGTTTCGGAAGCCGATATCAGCAAGTTGAAGCCCAATATGCCGGTCTACTTCACATTGCTCGGTCAACCAGACAAGCGCTTTACCGGAACTCTGCGTCAGATCAAGCCTACCCCGCAGACCGACAACAACGTCGTTCTCTACTACGCGCTGTTCGACGTTCCGAACCCAACCGGCGAACTCATGATCAATATGAGCGCACAGGTCTATTTTGTTCTCGACCACGCAGACAATGTGCTGATTATTCCAACTGCCGCGCTGAACCAGAAACGCGAAGGTACCGGCAAGCCACAAACGACCGTTCAGGTCGTGGATAAGAGCGGCGCAACCGCAGAACGCGTTGTGGAAATTGGCGTTCGTAATCGCGTGCAGGCAGAGGTTAAAAGCGGCCTTGAAGAAGGCGACAAGGTGGTCGTCACATCCGCATCTGCGACGGCAGGCTCAACCCAGCGCGGCCGCAGACCGGGCGGCATGTTCTTCTGA